A part of Bacillus thuringiensis genomic DNA contains:
- a CDS encoding putative polysaccharide biosynthesis protein, giving the protein MSTSKVLKGTALLSGATMISRILGFIYFFPFQLLVGTQGVALYGYAYSWYGILLSFSTAGIPIAVSKFVAKHNALGDYSTSKKLYNSSVKLMLFMGFLGFLTLFIGAPYISQFIIRSKTPDPQFIADVTLTMRALSFALIIVPAMSVTRGYFQGFQHMKPSAVSQVVEQIARVVFILVGSFIVSKLLGGSVASSVAVATFGAVIGALASVSILMVYWKKYNRLKPPEGELKSRASNIPLKNIYIELLRYAIPIVFVGIAIPLYTLVDQYTVADVLRAMGEPLETANAVFAYITNYAQKLIMIPASLATGFSLTIIPAITKSYTSGKLEELQEQIAKIFQVLLFFTIPAAFGLASIAYDAFRMVYVNPEIALSGSQYLISFAPSAILSAIFTVSAAILQGIDYQRKTMIAFSVGILVKVLVNTPLLHLFGGHGAVIGTILGYLVSNVIMLYCIVKFAKFKIGETAKTVLLITIYSAAMSAVVIALKAILKWIIPGQSYIESLLIVCICGVAGGLVYLVFVLTSGLASHILGDKIQRLPVLGKLVK; this is encoded by the coding sequence TTGTCTACTTCAAAAGTTTTAAAAGGTACTGCTTTATTAAGTGGTGCAACAATGATTTCACGTATATTAGGTTTTATATACTTCTTCCCTTTTCAATTATTAGTCGGAACACAAGGGGTCGCTTTATATGGATATGCATATTCTTGGTACGGTATTTTATTAAGCTTCTCAACTGCCGGTATTCCTATTGCCGTTTCCAAATTTGTTGCAAAGCATAATGCGCTCGGTGATTATAGTACAAGTAAAAAATTATACAACTCTAGCGTAAAATTAATGTTGTTTATGGGCTTTTTAGGGTTTTTAACTTTATTTATTGGAGCACCGTACATATCACAATTTATTATTCGCTCGAAAACGCCAGATCCACAATTTATCGCCGATGTAACACTTACGATGCGAGCATTAAGTTTCGCACTTATTATCGTACCAGCTATGAGTGTTACACGTGGTTATTTCCAAGGTTTTCAACATATGAAACCAAGTGCCGTGTCTCAAGTCGTAGAACAAATTGCGCGGGTGGTTTTCATTTTAGTTGGCAGTTTTATCGTCTCAAAACTATTAGGAGGTTCCGTAGCTTCTTCTGTTGCAGTTGCTACGTTTGGCGCTGTTATCGGAGCGCTTGCTAGCGTTTCGATTTTAATGGTGTACTGGAAAAAATATAATAGATTAAAGCCTCCCGAAGGAGAACTAAAATCTAGAGCTTCGAATATCCCATTAAAAAATATTTATATAGAATTACTTCGATATGCAATCCCAATTGTATTTGTCGGCATTGCAATTCCGCTCTATACGTTAGTAGATCAATATACTGTTGCTGATGTCCTTAGAGCGATGGGAGAGCCTTTAGAAACAGCGAATGCCGTGTTCGCTTATATAACGAACTATGCACAAAAGTTGATTATGATTCCCGCTTCACTTGCAACTGGATTCTCGTTAACGATCATTCCGGCTATAACGAAATCTTATACAAGCGGGAAACTAGAAGAATTACAAGAGCAAATTGCAAAGATATTTCAAGTCTTATTATTCTTCACTATCCCAGCTGCATTCGGTCTTGCTAGCATCGCTTACGATGCATTCCGTATGGTTTATGTAAATCCTGAAATTGCACTTAGTGGATCACAATATTTAATTTCATTTGCACCTTCCGCTATATTAAGTGCAATTTTCACAGTTTCAGCAGCTATATTACAAGGAATCGATTATCAAAGAAAAACGATGATCGCTTTCTCAGTCGGTATTCTCGTTAAAGTTTTAGTAAATACACCGCTCTTACATTTATTTGGCGGACACGGCGCTGTAATTGGAACCATTCTTGGATACCTCGTTTCCAATGTTATTATGTTGTACTGCATCGTTAAGTTTGCGAAATTTAAAATTGGCGAAACGGCAAAAACAGTACTTCTTATTACAATTTATTCCGCAGCAATGTCTGCTGTTGTAATTGCATTAAAAGCAATTTTAAAATGGATTATTCCTGGACAATCTTATATCGAATCACTGCTTATTGTATGTATTTGTGGCGTCGCAGGAGGACTTGTTTACCTTGTATTCGTATTAACAAGCGGACTTGCTTCACATATTCTCGGTGATAAGATTCAGCGATTACCCGTACTAGGTAAATTAGTCAAATAA
- a CDS encoding GNAT family N-acetyltransferase, with product MKLLKPTNEFSEQIMEYREAFLHADEQPHGSSSLQNFDSLDEWFEKVSKQEVGENLQGNRVPSSQFLSFENGELIGFVNIRHRLNQELLRESGHIGYSVHPNKRRQGYATKQLKLALYEAQKLGLQKVLITCDKVNIASAKTIHKVGGVLEDEVVSSHTGEIVQRYWIEI from the coding sequence ATGAAACTATTAAAACCGACAAATGAATTTAGCGAACAAATTATGGAGTATCGAGAGGCATTTTTACATGCGGATGAACAACCACACGGCAGTAGTTCTTTACAAAATTTTGATTCTCTCGATGAATGGTTTGAAAAAGTGAGTAAACAAGAAGTGGGAGAAAACTTACAAGGTAATCGAGTACCGTCTAGCCAATTTTTAAGTTTTGAAAACGGGGAACTTATAGGTTTTGTGAATATTAGACATCGATTAAACCAAGAATTATTGCGGGAAAGCGGTCATATTGGATATAGTGTTCATCCGAATAAACGTCGCCAAGGTTACGCGACAAAACAATTGAAGCTCGCATTATATGAAGCGCAAAAGTTAGGGTTGCAGAAAGTGTTAATAACTTGCGATAAAGTTAATATTGCATCGGCAAAAACGATTCACAAGGTTGGCGGTGTGTTAGAAGATGAAGTGGTTTCTTCTCATACAGGTGAAATTGTTCAGCGTTATTGGATAGAAATATGA
- a CDS encoding peptide ABC transporter substrate-binding protein has protein sequence MKKKTKGIVALSITLSIFLTACGQKQETTTTGEKKKESSKRVLNIVEAGEISTLDSSIATDGFSYAALNNVMEGLYMPGPDNKPVPAAAESYKLSEDGKTYTFTLHDSKWSNGDLVTAHDFEYAWKRAVNPETASEYAHIMFDIKNAEKINKKELPIDSFGVKAIDNKTLEVQLEHPVPYFLGLMGFATFYPQNQKVVEAQGKNYGLEAANVVYNGPFQLSEWKHDTSYKMTKNPNYWDNKNVKLNEINVNIVKDTSTAVNLFESKQVDRITINSEFVDKYQKDPSLKKMERPSMTFFRFSQKNSLLANKNARKAISLAFDKQGIATTILNNGSIPANAFVPKGFVKGPDNKDFRSTSNVKVETNVKEAKTLWETAKKETNLQNASLSIITTDESNDKKISEFLKGELEKNLPGLKITLQPLPVKAFLDREGNGDYEISLSTWGPDYPDPTTFLNMFVTDGPFNKMSYSNKQYDELIEKTSSTLATDLPARWKAFQDAEKILLEDDAAIAPIFQSGLVYLERPTVKGVVIRPFAGIYSYKWASITE, from the coding sequence ATGAAGAAAAAAACTAAAGGAATCGTTGCACTCTCAATCACATTATCTATTTTTTTAACAGCATGTGGTCAAAAACAAGAGACAACAACTACCGGGGAAAAGAAAAAAGAATCTTCAAAACGCGTATTAAATATTGTAGAAGCTGGGGAAATTTCTACACTTGATTCGTCTATCGCAACCGATGGGTTTTCTTACGCTGCATTAAACAACGTAATGGAAGGATTATATATGCCTGGCCCTGACAATAAACCTGTTCCTGCGGCAGCTGAATCATACAAACTGAGCGAAGACGGAAAAACATATACATTTACATTACACGATTCAAAATGGTCAAATGGCGATCTAGTGACTGCTCATGATTTTGAATACGCATGGAAACGTGCCGTAAATCCAGAAACTGCTTCTGAATACGCACATATTATGTTCGATATTAAAAATGCAGAAAAAATAAATAAAAAAGAATTACCAATTGATTCATTTGGTGTAAAGGCGATTGATAATAAAACGCTTGAAGTGCAGTTAGAACACCCTGTTCCATACTTTTTAGGGTTAATGGGATTTGCAACATTTTATCCTCAAAACCAAAAGGTTGTAGAAGCGCAGGGGAAAAATTACGGACTTGAAGCTGCAAATGTAGTGTATAACGGGCCGTTCCAATTAAGTGAATGGAAACATGACACAAGTTATAAAATGACAAAAAATCCGAACTACTGGGATAATAAAAATGTGAAGTTAAATGAAATTAATGTAAATATCGTAAAAGATACTTCAACAGCCGTTAATTTATTTGAAAGCAAACAAGTAGACCGAATTACGATTAATTCAGAGTTTGTTGATAAATATCAAAAAGATCCGAGCTTAAAGAAAATGGAACGCCCTTCTATGACATTTTTCCGATTTAGCCAAAAAAATTCTTTATTAGCTAACAAAAACGCTCGAAAAGCTATTTCGCTAGCTTTTGATAAACAAGGAATCGCTACAACGATTTTAAATAATGGTTCTATACCTGCGAATGCATTCGTTCCGAAAGGATTTGTAAAAGGACCTGATAATAAAGATTTTCGCAGTACAAGTAATGTAAAAGTAGAAACAAATGTGAAAGAAGCTAAAACACTATGGGAAACTGCGAAAAAAGAAACAAATTTACAAAACGCTTCTCTTTCAATCATAACAACTGATGAGTCTAACGATAAAAAAATTAGCGAGTTTTTAAAAGGTGAATTGGAGAAAAACTTACCTGGATTAAAAATCACATTACAGCCCCTTCCAGTAAAAGCATTTTTAGATCGTGAAGGAAATGGTGACTATGAAATTTCACTTTCTACATGGGGACCAGATTATCCTGATCCTACAACATTCTTAAATATGTTTGTCACTGATGGACCGTTTAATAAGATGAGCTATTCAAACAAACAATACGACGAATTAATTGAGAAAACGAGCTCTACTTTAGCAACTGATTTACCAGCACGTTGGAAAGCGTTCCAAGATGCAGAGAAAATCTTACTTGAAGATGATGCAGCTATCGCTCCAATCTTCCAATCAGGACTTGTATATTTAGAACGTCCAACAGTAAAAGGTGTTGTTATTCGTCCATTTGCAGGAATTTATTCTTATAAATGGGCCTCTATTACAGAATAA
- the hflX gene encoding GTPase HflX, producing MEELLQRAVLVGVNLGNEDDFAYSMEELTNLAEACDVEVIGQVTQNLQRVNPSHYIGKGKIEEVAAYVNEVDANMVIFNDELSPSQIRNLEADLDCKVIDRTILILDIFAQRAKTKEAQLQVEVAHLQYMMPRLIGLRESLGRQSGGVGTKNKGVGEKKLELDRRKIEEQISVLNKDLEALVAQRQTQRKQRKKNEVPVVALVGYTNAGKSTTMNAMLEIYNGTEEKQVFEKDMLFATLETSVRNIDLPDNKSFLLTDTVGFVSKLPHHLVKAFRSTLEEVAEADLLIHVVDYANPNYEQLIDITNETLKKIGVENIPTIYAYNKSDMVDVEIPKVQEERVYLSAKKHVGIEELVEMIRSHIYKEYTKCEMLIPYDQGQVVSYFNNYAHVLSTSYENEGTKLEVECKTSDYEKYKRFAI from the coding sequence ATGGAAGAATTATTACAAAGAGCAGTTTTAGTTGGAGTAAATTTAGGTAATGAAGATGATTTTGCATATTCGATGGAAGAGCTAACGAATCTTGCAGAAGCTTGTGATGTAGAGGTAATTGGACAAGTGACGCAAAATTTACAACGTGTAAATCCATCCCATTATATTGGAAAAGGAAAGATTGAAGAAGTAGCTGCCTATGTAAATGAAGTAGATGCGAATATGGTAATCTTTAATGACGAATTATCTCCTTCACAAATTCGGAATTTAGAAGCGGATTTAGATTGTAAAGTTATTGATCGTACCATTTTAATTTTAGATATTTTTGCGCAACGTGCGAAAACGAAAGAAGCGCAGCTACAAGTAGAAGTAGCTCATCTTCAGTATATGATGCCTCGTTTAATCGGTCTTCGTGAATCGTTAGGAAGACAGAGTGGAGGTGTTGGTACGAAAAATAAAGGTGTCGGTGAAAAAAAGTTAGAGTTAGACCGTCGTAAAATTGAAGAGCAGATTTCAGTATTAAATAAAGACCTAGAAGCACTTGTTGCACAACGTCAAACGCAGCGAAAGCAACGTAAGAAAAATGAAGTACCAGTTGTAGCATTAGTAGGTTATACGAACGCAGGAAAGTCAACGACGATGAATGCGATGCTTGAAATTTATAATGGTACAGAAGAAAAACAAGTATTTGAAAAAGATATGTTATTCGCGACATTAGAAACATCTGTGCGAAATATTGATTTGCCAGATAACAAATCATTTTTATTAACGGATACAGTTGGATTTGTAAGTAAATTACCGCATCACCTTGTGAAAGCATTCCGTTCAACTTTAGAAGAAGTAGCGGAAGCGGACCTACTTATTCACGTTGTAGATTACGCAAATCCAAATTATGAACAGTTAATTGATATTACAAATGAAACGTTAAAGAAAATTGGAGTAGAAAATATCCCAACCATTTATGCCTATAACAAATCGGATATGGTAGATGTTGAAATTCCGAAAGTACAAGAAGAACGCGTTTATTTGTCAGCGAAGAAACATGTTGGGATAGAAGAGCTTGTCGAAATGATTCGTTCACACATCTATAAAGAGTATACGAAGTGTGAAATGTTAATTCCGTATGATCAAGGACAGGTAGTTTCTTATTTCAATAACTATGCGCATGTTTTATCTACAAGTTATGAAAACGAAGGTACGAAACTAGAAGTAGAATGTAAGACGAGTGATTACGAAAAGTATAAGCGTTTTGCAATTTAA
- a CDS encoding MFS transporter — translation MQAVSKKNTMETPTIYRILFAISFGHFLNDSMQAVVPALFPILEKTMNLSYMQVGWIAFALNMTSSIMQPVFGMYSDKKPSPFLLPLGMFSSMLGMIGLAFAPNFIIVIISVLFIGLGSAVFHPEGARVAYMAAGAKRGLAQAIYQVGGNTGNSLAPIFTALIFVPLGQIGSLGFTAFAAVGIVLLIFVSNWYRNELATGAVRRKKRAALEAENAIVSTHIKFVILLLVFLTFVRSWYGAGIGNFYQFYLIEHYGLSIKNAQYFVFAFMIAGVLGTFFGGPLADRFGKKTIIVFSMLGSAPLALLLPHVSLVWVVPLFLCIGFISSSSFSVIVVYAQELVPGKVGMVSGLIVGLAFGLGALGSVILGKLADIYSLQFIMLLCSCLPLIGLTSWLLPSDKKTIE, via the coding sequence ATGCAGGCAGTTTCGAAAAAAAATACAATGGAAACACCGACGATATATCGAATACTATTTGCGATTAGTTTCGGTCATTTTTTAAATGACTCGATGCAAGCAGTTGTGCCGGCGTTGTTTCCTATTTTGGAAAAAACGATGAATTTATCCTATATGCAAGTAGGATGGATTGCGTTTGCATTAAATATGACGTCATCGATTATGCAACCGGTTTTTGGTATGTATTCGGATAAGAAGCCATCACCATTTTTATTACCGCTTGGTATGTTTTCGAGTATGCTTGGGATGATTGGACTTGCTTTTGCACCGAACTTTATTATTGTTATTATTTCTGTTTTATTTATCGGATTAGGTTCCGCAGTCTTCCATCCAGAAGGTGCTCGCGTTGCTTATATGGCGGCAGGGGCAAAACGAGGTTTAGCACAAGCGATTTATCAAGTGGGAGGAAATACAGGGAATTCCCTAGCTCCTATTTTTACAGCATTAATTTTCGTTCCGCTCGGCCAAATTGGCTCTTTAGGTTTTACAGCTTTTGCAGCAGTAGGAATTGTATTATTAATTTTCGTATCAAATTGGTATAGGAATGAATTAGCAACTGGCGCTGTGAGAAGAAAAAAGAGGGCTGCGCTTGAGGCGGAAAATGCGATTGTAAGTACACATATTAAATTTGTTATTCTACTTCTTGTTTTTCTTACTTTTGTACGTTCTTGGTACGGTGCTGGTATCGGGAATTTTTATCAATTTTACTTAATTGAACATTACGGTTTATCTATAAAAAATGCCCAGTATTTCGTATTCGCATTTATGATTGCCGGTGTATTAGGAACTTTCTTTGGTGGACCGTTAGCAGATCGATTTGGAAAGAAAACAATTATTGTATTTTCAATGCTAGGTTCGGCGCCACTTGCCCTGTTATTACCTCATGTTTCGCTCGTGTGGGTCGTACCGCTATTTTTATGTATTGGTTTTATTAGTTCAAGTAGTTTTAGTGTAATTGTTGTTTATGCGCAAGAGCTTGTTCCTGGAAAAGTAGGAATGGTATCTGGATTAATTGTAGGACTTGCGTTTGGACTGGGCGCTTTAGGTTCTGTAATTCTTGGGAAATTAGCTGATATATATAGTCTACAATTCATTATGTTACTATGTAGTTGTCTACCATTAATTGGACTTACTTCTTGGTTATTACCAAGTGATAAGAAAACGATAGAATAG
- the cysK gene encoding cysteine synthase A: MKLCENVTELIGDTPVVRLSKFIPEDAADVYVKLEMFNPSRSVKDRAAYNLLHVAEENGLIKPGDTIIEPTSGNTGIGLAMNAAAKGYKAILIMPDNMSKERINLLKAYGAEVVLTPAEQRMPGAIAKALELQKQIPNSFIPQQFENPANPNIHRYTTAIEIYEQMDGELDAFVATAGTGGTITGTGETLKEKLPNLYIAVVEPKGSPVLSGGVPGPHKLVGTSPGFIPKNLNTEVYNEIIQIADEEALTTMRNLARQEGLLVGPSSGASVYAAIMIAKRLGAGKKVLCIAPDTGERYLSMGLFE, translated from the coding sequence ATGAAATTATGTGAAAATGTTACAGAATTAATAGGAGATACACCTGTCGTCCGATTATCTAAATTTATTCCAGAAGACGCAGCAGATGTGTATGTAAAACTAGAAATGTTTAATCCGTCACGCAGTGTGAAAGACCGTGCTGCCTATAATTTACTGCATGTTGCAGAAGAGAATGGTCTCATCAAACCAGGAGATACAATTATTGAACCGACAAGTGGAAATACAGGAATAGGCTTAGCGATGAATGCAGCTGCGAAAGGGTATAAAGCGATTTTAATTATGCCAGACAATATGTCAAAAGAGCGTATAAATTTATTGAAAGCATACGGGGCAGAAGTAGTTTTAACACCGGCAGAACAAAGAATGCCGGGAGCAATTGCGAAGGCATTAGAACTGCAAAAGCAAATCCCAAATAGTTTTATTCCACAACAATTTGAAAATCCAGCAAATCCGAATATTCATCGTTATACGACTGCAATTGAAATTTATGAACAAATGGATGGAGAGCTTGATGCTTTTGTTGCAACGGCAGGAACTGGTGGAACTATTACAGGGACTGGGGAAACGTTAAAAGAGAAACTACCAAACTTATATATTGCAGTAGTAGAACCGAAAGGATCTCCCGTACTATCGGGCGGTGTTCCAGGTCCTCATAAATTAGTAGGAACAAGTCCAGGGTTTATCCCGAAAAACTTAAATACAGAAGTGTATAACGAAATTATTCAAATTGCAGACGAAGAGGCTTTAACGACAATGAGAAACTTAGCTAGACAAGAGGGATTATTAGTTGGGCCGTCTTCAGGAGCTTCTGTTTACGCAGCGATTATGATAGCGAAACGATTAGGCGCTGGTAAAAAAGTTTTATGTATTGCACCTGATACGGGAGAACGATATTTGAGTATGGGATTATTTGAATAA
- a CDS encoding ketoacyl-ACP synthase III, whose protein sequence is MHSKSRITAIGTYVPNQILSNNDLEKMIDTNDEWIVQRTGMKERRIASKDEYSSHLAINAIENLCTTFKKNLEDIDCIIVATTTADYVFPSVACQIQQYFNIPHTMAFDLNATCAGFTYGLHIGNSLITSGSHKKVLVVATETLSKVTDYTDRTTCILFGDGAGAILLEKDENKPSFIAYHMGTNGDGGIHLYRTNLSTTMNDTRLQTNEKIVQNGREVYKWATRTVPAGIKELLHTANMQKDDIDWFIPHSANLRMIESICEKSQIPIQKTLTSVEYMGNTSSVSIPLALDLARKKGKLNNGDTLLLYGFGGGLTHLGLIVEWDLN, encoded by the coding sequence ATGCATTCTAAATCTCGTATTACTGCAATTGGTACGTATGTTCCAAATCAAATATTATCTAATAACGATTTAGAGAAAATGATTGATACGAATGATGAGTGGATTGTACAAAGAACAGGAATGAAGGAAAGACGAATTGCGAGCAAAGACGAATACTCCTCACACTTAGCCATTAACGCGATTGAAAATTTATGTACAACATTTAAAAAGAACTTAGAAGATATCGACTGTATCATCGTCGCTACAACGACTGCTGACTACGTTTTCCCTAGTGTTGCTTGCCAAATACAACAATACTTCAACATACCTCATACAATGGCATTTGATTTAAATGCCACTTGCGCTGGTTTCACATATGGCTTGCACATCGGTAATAGCTTGATTACTTCTGGATCACATAAAAAAGTACTTGTCGTAGCGACAGAGACATTATCAAAAGTTACTGATTACACCGATAGAACGACATGTATTTTATTCGGTGATGGTGCTGGAGCCATTTTATTAGAAAAAGATGAAAACAAACCAAGCTTTATCGCGTATCATATGGGCACAAACGGTGACGGCGGAATTCATCTATACAGAACAAATTTATCTACTACTATGAATGACACCCGACTGCAAACAAATGAAAAAATCGTGCAAAATGGGAGAGAAGTATATAAATGGGCAACACGTACGGTGCCAGCAGGTATAAAAGAACTATTACATACCGCTAATATGCAAAAGGATGATATAGACTGGTTCATTCCTCATAGCGCTAACTTACGCATGATTGAATCTATTTGTGAAAAATCTCAAATTCCAATACAAAAAACATTAACGAGTGTGGAATATATGGGGAATACATCTTCTGTCTCTATTCCACTCGCTCTAGATTTAGCTAGAAAAAAAGGAAAATTAAATAATGGAGACACACTTTTACTATACGGGTTTGGTGGTGGTCTTACGCATTTAGGGCTTATTGTGGAGTGGGATTTAAACTAA
- a CDS encoding DUF4037 domain-containing protein encodes MGLKEKAIEMSEIYRRNPKIEAIILAGSVARKLEDEHSDIELHILWSVPPEDEDRKGPINHIGGAILSYHPYEEEEWSETYLTKEGIKLEISNFLTETVEKVISDVVDQYDISYEKQCIVSSVHDGVSLYGEEKVNELKDRVVSYPEELAAQMISENLWLSNRWHNREALLKRKDWLMLYDVICEVQRNIFGILFGLNRMYVHHPAFKWMPNNVERMSVKPENLYERMANTLIGKPEYSVQELEVLIEELLHLVEQHAPELHIAEQQEHIQYAK; translated from the coding sequence GTGGGATTAAAAGAGAAAGCAATAGAAATGTCGGAGATTTATAGGAGAAATCCGAAGATCGAAGCTATTATTTTAGCAGGTTCAGTGGCTAGAAAGTTAGAAGATGAACATTCAGATATAGAATTACATATTTTATGGTCAGTACCACCAGAGGATGAGGATCGTAAAGGGCCTATTAATCATATTGGTGGAGCGATTTTGTCATATCATCCTTACGAGGAAGAAGAATGGTCGGAAACATATTTGACAAAAGAGGGAATTAAATTAGAGATTAGTAACTTTTTAACAGAAACAGTAGAGAAAGTTATTTCGGATGTGGTGGATCAATATGATATAAGCTATGAAAAACAATGTATCGTATCATCCGTTCATGACGGTGTTAGTTTGTATGGAGAAGAGAAAGTGAATGAATTAAAAGATAGGGTGGTATCATATCCAGAAGAGCTTGCGGCACAGATGATTTCAGAAAATCTTTGGCTAAGCAATCGCTGGCATAATCGAGAGGCACTTTTAAAACGAAAAGACTGGCTTATGTTATATGATGTTATTTGTGAAGTACAAAGAAATATATTTGGGATCTTATTTGGTTTAAACCGAATGTATGTGCATCACCCGGCGTTTAAATGGATGCCGAATAATGTGGAACGAATGAGTGTGAAGCCTGAAAATTTATATGAGCGTATGGCGAATACGTTAATAGGGAAACCGGAGTATAGTGTACAGGAGTTAGAAGTGTTAATCGAAGAGCTATTACATTTAGTAGAACAACATGCTCCAGAATTACATATTGCTGAACAACAAGAACATATTCAATATGCAAAATAG
- a CDS encoding cobalamin biosynthesis protein CbiN produces MKRIVYVLSLVLICSLTYFILPEKSYACECVKASPEEKLQNNDVVFEGKVLEVQEKDGKMKTLFEVKRIWKGTSSSQVIVYTSFNSCTFPFSEGGEYLVFSSYRGEENLETSMCSGTKRLDEAGADKVALSQIAKESVPTKKVDLKGGMLNGLSWWQVVTLSVGLLLIVVLVIFSVRRTRKK; encoded by the coding sequence TTGAAAAGAATCGTATATGTATTGTCTCTAGTTTTAATTTGCAGCCTTACTTATTTTATTTTACCAGAGAAGTCTTACGCTTGTGAGTGTGTGAAAGCATCACCAGAAGAGAAGTTACAAAACAATGATGTAGTGTTTGAAGGTAAGGTATTAGAGGTTCAAGAGAAGGACGGAAAAATGAAAACATTATTTGAAGTGAAGAGAATTTGGAAAGGGACAAGCTCTTCGCAAGTGATTGTATATACAAGTTTTAATAGTTGTACATTTCCTTTTTCAGAGGGAGGAGAGTACTTAGTCTTTTCTTCTTATAGAGGAGAGGAAAACTTAGAGACATCTATGTGTAGTGGAACGAAGAGATTAGATGAGGCAGGAGCGGACAAAGTTGCTTTAAGTCAAATTGCAAAAGAATCTGTTCCGACGAAGAAAGTCGATTTAAAAGGTGGCATGTTGAACGGCCTAAGCTGGTGGCAAGTTGTTACTCTTTCTGTAGGTCTTTTACTGATAGTAGTTCTTGTGATTTTTAGTGTAAGAAGAACGCGCAAAAAATGA